A stretch of the Pedobacter sp. MC2016-14 genome encodes the following:
- a CDS encoding FecR family protein — MSVAELKEWKAIIKDPSSEEAIRTLMDIYWTDLENADYQSLAPEKSAAMYDQLMEQSQNASVKTRPWRWIGAAAAIIFVFSSLLLFYQSPQQSAIAPGKNTAFLTLSNGKTIRLSESKGAVILDASKLSYSDGTPLSKDTLSSGLVADAEFSITTPRGGTYEVILADGTHVWLNADSKLKFPNKFTGKQRLVSLYGEGYFEVSHNAAMPFRVLTGHQQVEVLGTHFNVNAYQNESEIKTTLIEGAVKVSEKGTSKLLSPGFQAINNDKGIEVIKVDPAISIAWKNKQFLFEGQNIKIIMRMLQRWYNVDVIYSGEITTDTFSGGVSRFNNLSEVLSSLESTGKVKFRLIGRQVYVSM; from the coding sequence ATGTCGGTAGCTGAATTAAAGGAGTGGAAGGCAATCATTAAAGATCCTTCTTCAGAAGAAGCGATTAGAACTTTGATGGATATCTATTGGACGGATTTGGAAAATGCAGATTATCAATCTCTGGCACCTGAAAAGTCTGCAGCTATGTATGATCAATTGATGGAACAATCTCAAAATGCCAGCGTCAAAACGCGGCCGTGGAGGTGGATTGGCGCAGCTGCAGCTATTATTTTTGTCTTCAGTTCTTTGCTTCTCTTTTATCAAAGTCCACAGCAATCTGCTATCGCTCCAGGAAAAAACACTGCTTTTTTAACATTATCCAATGGAAAGACCATTCGCCTAAGTGAATCCAAAGGTGCTGTAATTTTAGATGCCAGCAAGCTTAGCTACAGTGACGGCACTCCCCTTTCGAAAGACACGTTATCTTCTGGCCTTGTAGCAGACGCAGAATTTAGTATTACTACGCCAAGAGGTGGAACTTACGAAGTGATCTTAGCGGATGGAACACATGTGTGGTTAAATGCTGACAGTAAGTTAAAGTTTCCTAACAAATTTACTGGGAAACAGCGTTTAGTGAGTTTATATGGAGAAGGTTACTTTGAAGTAAGTCACAATGCTGCTATGCCATTTAGAGTGCTTACGGGGCATCAGCAAGTTGAGGTTTTGGGTACACATTTTAATGTAAATGCGTATCAGAACGAAAGTGAGATCAAAACCACTTTAATAGAAGGTGCTGTTAAAGTTTCGGAAAAAGGAACAAGCAAACTCTTATCGCCAGGATTTCAGGCTATTAATAATGATAAAGGAATTGAGGTTATAAAAGTTGATCCAGCTATTTCTATCGCATGGAAAAACAAGCAATTTCTTTTCGAAGGACAAAACATAAAAATCATTATGCGAATGCTTCAGCGTTGGTATAATGTGGATGTGATTTATAGCGGCGAAATAACCACAGATACCTTTAGTGGAGGTGTGTCCAGATTTAATAATCTATCTGAAGTGTTAAGTTCTTTAGAATCAACCGGAAAGGTTAAATTTAGACTTATAGGAAGACAAGTGTATGTTTCCATGTAA